One Vespa velutina chromosome 19, iVesVel2.1, whole genome shotgun sequence DNA segment encodes these proteins:
- the LOC124955833 gene encoding loricrin-like — MRSANSWPSSLMATLIATAAIFTSVCGEAPLTGSYLPPSTSYGTPNLGGGGGGGGGGGGNGGGGGISTSYGAPTGGGGCGFGGCGGGGGGGGGPSVSYGAPSSGGFGGGGGGGGAPSSSYGAPSRGGGGGGGYSGGGGGGNGGYSGGGGGGISSSYGAPSAGRPSSSYGAPSNGGFGGGFGGGFGGGAGGSGGYSGGGGRPSSSYGAPSNGGGGRPSSSYGAPSFGGGNGGGGGGGGYSGGGGFGGGGFSGGAPSSSYGAPSRGGGNGGGGGGGYSGGGGGGISSSYGAPSFGGGHGGGFGGGSGGYSNGGGGGGGRPSSNYGAPSFGSGGSGGGQGYASNGGYQY; from the exons ATGAGATCTGCTAATAGCTGGCCATCATCCTTGATGGCTACCCTAATAGCAACGGCTGCAATTTTTACGTCTGTTTGCGGTGAAG CACCACTCACTGGTAGTTATCTGCCACCTTCTACTAGTTATGGAACACCGAATCtaggtggtggtggaggaggaggaggaggaggaggaggtaatggcggtggtggtggaatATCGACGAGCTACGGAGCACCAACCGGAGGAGGCGGATGTGGTTTTGGTGGTTGCGGAGGcggtggtggaggaggtggtggaccTTCTGTTAGTTATGGGGCTCCTAGTTCCGGAGGAtttggaggtggtggtggtggtggtggtgcacCATCTTCGAGTTATGGAGCACCGTCgcgaggtggtggtggtggaggaggttATTCCGgaggtggtggcggtggcaaTGGCGGCTACTCAGGTGGCGGAGGTGGAGGAATATCGAGCAGTTATGGAGCACCATCAGCAGGAAGGCCTTCATCAAGCTATGGAGCACCCTCGAACGGTGGATTCGGTGGTGGTTTCGGTGGTGGTTTcggtggtggtgctggtggAAGTGGTGGATACTCAGGCGGTGGTGGTAGGCCATCTTCGAGCTACGGAGCACCATCGAACGGAGGAGGTGGAAGACCATCTTCCTCTTACGGGGCACCATCCTTTGGGGGTGGTaacggtggtggtggtggtggcggcggctACTCAGGTGGCGGTGGTTTCGGTGGTGGCGGATTCTCCGGTGGAGCACCCTCCTCCAGTTACGGCGCACCCTCACGTGGTGGAGgcaatggtggtggtggtggtggtggataCTCTGGCGGTGGAGGCGGAGGTATATCATCGAGCTATGGAGCACCTTCCTTCGGAGGTGGCCACGGAGGTGGTTTCGGTGGCGG atccGGCGGTTATTCCaatggtggtggaggtggcggCGGTAGGCCCTCATCGAATTACGGTGCACCCAGCTTTGGAAGTGGCGGTTCTGGCGGTGGTCAGGGTTACGCCAGCAATGGTGGTTACCAATATTAA
- the LOC124955831 gene encoding vesicular acetylcholine transporter: MTTLPIINMEIGELKEIVWTKLQEPKAQRKLVLVIVSVALLLDNMLYMVIVPIIPHYLKYVNTYGEEDEQGNETVPTSHHGQDSATGVLFASKAIVQLMVNPFSGALIDRIGYDIPMMIGLCIMFLSTAVFACGKSYGVLFFARSLQGVGSAFADTSGLAMIADRFTEESERSKALGIALAFISFGCLVAPPFGGALYQFAGKEMPFLILAFVSLADGFMLLLVMKPMKEQLKERHREHTPTIPIWRLLMDPYIAVCAGALMMSNVALAFLEPTISLWMEDHNITHDYWKMGMIWLPAFFPHVFGVIITVKMAKQYPQHTWLMAAGGLALEGLCCFIIPFSTSYKALMIPICGICFGIALIDTALLPTLGYLVDVRYVSVYGSIYAIADISYSIAYAVGPIIAGGVVEAIGFTALNIGIAFSNLLYAPVLYYLRHIYDFKPFQDEANVLMQDPPDKEYQTYVLQEQRPISGELGNHLNQTRMETDVDQNYDPNYQTMQTTGYDQSGYGQNIGAPAYNQASGYEQQAPTYDQQQTPLNYAQPVGYIQQPQQQQPSVLQQQQQQPYTQQEMQEQRGSQMDVNPFRRVPPDVIEQQRPAGDSNPFRQGLY; the protein is encoded by the coding sequence ATGACGACGTTACCGATAATCAACATGGAGATTGGCGAGCTGAAAGAGATCGTTTGGACGAAGCTACAAGAGCCAAAAGCGCAACGTAAGCTCGTCCTGGTGATCGTATCGGTGGCGTTACTGCTCGACAACATGCTGTATATGGTGATCGTACCGATAATACcacattatttaaaatacgtcAATACGTATGGGGAAGAAGACGAACAAGGCAATGAAACCGTTCCTACATCGCATCATGGACAAGACTCGGCAACGGGAGTGTTATTCGCGTCTAAAGCGATCGTACAGCTGATGGTGAATCCGTTTTCGGGTGCGCTAATCGATAGAATCGGTTATGATATTCCAATGATGATAGGCTTGTGCATCATGTTCCTATCGACGGCCGTATTCGCTTGCGGCAAGAGCTATGGTGTATTGTTCTTTGCTAGAAGTCTTCAAGGAGTGGGTTCAGCTTTTGCGGACACTTCTGGTCTTGCTATGATAGCCGATCGCTTCACTGAAGAATCAGAACGTTCAAAGGCTCTTGGAATAGCTTTGGCCTTCATAAGTTTTGGCTGTTTGGTAGCTCCGCCATTTGGTGGTGCTTTGTATCAATTCGCTGGTAAGGAGATGCCTTTCTTGATATTGGCTTTCGTCAGCTTGGCCGATGGTTTTATGTTACTGCTAGTAATGAAACCTATGAAGGaacaattgaaagaaagacatCGCGAACATACACCGACGATACCAATCTGGCGACTTTTAATGGATCCCTATATCGCTGTATGTGCTGGTGCTCTCATGATGTCGAACGTAGCGTTGGCCTTTTTGGAACCAACCATCTCACTTTGGATGGAAGATCACAATATAACTCACGATTATTGGAAGATGGGTATGATCTGGCTACCAGCATTCTTCCCTCATGTCTTCGGCGTCATAATTACCGTCAAAATGGCCAAACAGTATCCTCAACATACATGGTTAATGGCAGCCGGTGGTCTTGCTCTGGAAGGTCTCTGTTGCTTCATCATTCCATTCTCGACCTCGTACAAGGCCTTAATGATTCCAATTTGTGGAATCTGTTTTGGCATTGCTCTTATCGACACTGCTCTTTTACCGACGCTTGGATATCTCGTGGACGTCAGATATGTGTCAGTTTACGGTAGTATCTATGCCATTGCAGACATTTCCTATAGCATTGCGTATGCAGTTGGTCCTATAATAGCCGGTGGTGTAGTTGAAGCGATCGGTTTTACGGCTCTTAATATTGGCATAGCCTTTTCAAATCTCCTTTACGCACCTGTTCTTTATTATCTCCGACATATTTACGATTTCAAGCCATTCCAAGATGAAGCTAATGTATTAATGCAAGATCCACCTGACAAAGAATATCAAACTTATGTACTTCAAGAGCAAAGACCGATATCCGGTGAGCTTGGTAATCATTTAAATCAAACTCGAATGGAAACGGACGTCGATCAAAATTATGATCCAAATTATCAGACTATGCAAACTACAGGATATGATCAAAGTGGATACGGTCAAAATATCGGAGCTCCTGCTTATAATCAAGCTAGTGGTTACGAGCAACAAGCTCCTACGTATGACCAACAACAAACACCTTTAAATTATGCACAACCAGTTGGATATATACAACAAccgcaacaacaacaaccatCAGtactacaacaacaacaacaacaaccttATACACAACAGGAGATGCAAGAGCAACGGGGATCGCAAATGGATGTGAATCCGTTCAGAAGAGTTCCTCCTGATGTAATCGAACAGCAAAGACCAGCCGGTGACAGCAATCCTTTTAGGCAAGGATTGTATTAG